The Deinococcus sp. YIM 134068 sequence CGGCCAGGCCGCCTCCATCGAGGCCGCGACCCGCCTGCTGCTGCGGGCGGCGGGAGTCGGCCCCGGTATGCGGGTGCTCGATCTCGGCACCGGCCTCGGCCACGTGGCGGGGCTTGTGGCCGAACTCGTCGGCCCAGGGGGTCAGGTGGTCGGCCTCGACACCAGCGTGAAGTTGCTGGAGGTGGCCCGCACGCGCGCCGCTGACCATCCGCAAGTGACCTACGTGCAGGGCGACGTGCGGAACTGGCGTGACGCCGAGCCGTTCGATGCGGTGGTCGGACGCCTGATCCTGTTTCACCTGCCGGACGCGGTGGAGGTGCTGCGGCATCAGCTCACCGCGCTGCGCCCCGGCGGCCTGATGCTCGTGCTGGATTTTGACCTGGGGTCGTCCCGCGCCGAACCCGCCGTGCCGCTCGTGACTCAGACGCTGGAGTGGGTGGACGCCGCCTTTCGCAGCGCGGGCGCGAACCCGGTGATGGGAACGGGGCTGGCGATGCTGCTGGAGGGGGCGGGCCTCGCGGACGTGCAGACGTTCGGCATCCAGGGCTACCTCGCCCCGGACGACCCGCGCGGCCCGGCGCTGTTGGGTGGGGTGGTCGGCGCGCTGGCCACGCAGATCATAGCGGCGGGCATTGCCACGCCCGAGCAACTCGGGATCGGGACCCTCACGCAACGTATTGCCGCCGCCACCCAGGCGACGGGAGCCGTGGTGCTGCCGCCCGCGCTGGCCGGGGCCTGGGGTCGGCGGGCCTCATGAGCACGGGGGCAGACCGGGAGGGACGTGGCAGCAGACACTCAGGAGGACTCCCCCATCCCTTCGGGGACGTGGTGTGTTCTGCACGCGCCTCAACCTCTCCCGCCCGATTCAGGCTGTGGGCGACCCGCGCCGCCGCGTGGCCCGGCCCGTGACGGCCCACTTCAAGGGGAGACCATGAACCCAACGGACACGAGTTCAGCCGAATGGGACATCGCCGCCGTCCGTGATCACTTCCTGTTCCCAGCGGAAGGCCGGGTCGTCACCAACAACGCCGCCAGCACCCAGCCGCCGCGCGAGTTGCTGGAGCTGTACCGCTCGCTCGCGCCCGGCTACGAGAACGTCCACCGGGGGCAGTCGGACGCCTCGCGGGAGCTGACCCGGCTCTTCGAGGACGCCTACGACACCATCGCGCAGTTTCTGGGAGCGCCGAGCCGCCGCAGCGTCGCCCTGTACCGCAACACGACCGAGGCGATCAACGCTGTCCTGTACTCGCTGCTCACCGAGTTCCGCGACGGCGACAACGTGGTGACGACGATGCTGGAGCACAACTCGAACTATGTCCCGTGGTCCGCGCTGTGCCGCGACATCCTGCCGAGGTTCGGGCGGCGCGTGGACTGCCGCCTGGCCCGTTTCGACCCGGAGACCGGCGAACTCGACCTGGAACACCTCGCCTCCCTGATCGACGCCCGGACGAAGCTGGTGTGCTGCACGGGCGCGTCCAACTTCCTCGGCACCCGTCCGCCGCTGGAAACGGTCCGGGACCTGGCCGACGCCAGCGGTTACGTGCAGCCGAACGGCGAGGAGCGTTCCTACCTGCTCGTGGACGGGGCGCAACTCGTGCCGGGCACGTTCACCGACGTGCAGGCGCTGGGGGCCGATTACCTCGCCTTCTCCTTCCACAAGCTGCTCGCCCCCTTCGGCGTCGGCGTGCTGTATGCGCGCGAGCACCTGCTGGAGTCCTCGTTGCCGTTCCTGTACGGCGGGGACATGATCGCCGAGGGCCGGGTCTTTCCGGGTGGGGTCGAGTACGGCCCGCTGCCGTGGAAGTACGCGGCGGGCACGCCCAACATCCTCGGGGCCATCGTCTCGGCCCAGGCCCTGCGCCTGCTGCACGACCTGGCGCTGACGCCGACCCAGGCCCACTATTTCGGCACCGGGAGGCCCATCGAACGCGAGACGACGCGGCGAGCGATGGACCGGATTTCTGCGTGGAATCGGCATCTGACCGCCAGGGCGCTGGAGCGGCTGGAGGCCATTCCGGGCCTCACGATCTATGGGCCGGGGGACGCGGCGCGGCGCACCTCGCTCGTCGCCTTCACGGTGGCGGGGCACGATTCGGGGGACCTGGCCCATGCCCTGAACGACGCCGGTGTGGAGGCACGCGCCGGGTGTCACTGCGCCACGCTCGCGCACCACGCGCTCGGCCTGACGCCTGCGGGAAGTTGCCGCCTGAGCTTTTACCTGTACAACACGCCCGAAGAAGTGGATGTTGCCGTGGACGCCCTGGCGGCCATCGTCGCCGGTCGCCGCAGGGTCCGGGGCGGACGGGACGTTCCCGTCGTCGGCCCTGCGGGTCGGTGAGGGATGAGGAGAGGGACGGGTCGGTGAAATTCCAGACTCAGGTGGTTCCGGCCCGAAGACAGCCTGCGGTCCGGCACTTGAGCGGCCCACGACGAGCCGGAACAGGACGGCTCCTTCCAGGGAGGACGACATGACCCACGGACCTGCGGCGAGACGCGACCGCACCGCCACCCGCAGCCGGGGCGGGCGTGGGCACGCGGTGGTTGACCTGGATGTGCCGCCGACCGTGCCGCTGGGAGTGGATGTGGATGACCTTTTGGGTGATCTCCAGGTCCAGGGCACCGGGCAGGTCACGCGGACAACGCCCGTGAGCGTGACACACAGGCGGCCAGAGGTGGCCCGGACGAGCTGACAGCCGGGGGATGAGACGGGCGTTGGGGGTGCAGAAGGTCAAGGGCAGGGGGCACGCGTGATCACCTCCCGCCTTCCGCGACCTTCGCAGAACGTCTAGGGCATTTGACAGAAGAACGGTTGTCACCCTGAGCGAAGCGAAGGGCCTCCTTCTTCTCATTTCGAGATGTTTCGCTGACGCTTAGCATGACAATTTTGATGTCAACTGCTCTAATACACGTCCCCCTTCGTGGAAGCCCCCCCAGTTCCCCGCCCGAAGCGCGCGGCGAGGTCCCCGGTGGCGCGGGCGAGCAGGGTCACGTCCACCCCGACCGCCACGAAGGTGCAGCCCAGCGCGATGTATTCCCGCGCCTGCGCCTCGTCGCTCGACAGGATGCCCGCCGCCCTGCCGGAGGCGACGATCTGCGCGATGGCCGCCTCGATGGCCGCCCGAACCTCCGGGTGGTCCGGCTGCCCCAGGTGCCCCAGGCTGGCGCTGAGGTCGGCGGGACCGATGAACACGCCCTCCACGCCCTCCACGGCGGTGATCTCCCCCAGATTCTCCAGGCCGCGCCGGGTCTCGACCTGCACGAGCAGGCACATCTCGTCGTCGGCGCGGTGCAGGTAGTCCGGCACGCGGTTCCAGCGGGAGGCGCGGGCCAGGGCGCTCCCCACTCCCCGAATGCCGCGCGGCGGGTAGCGCGTCGCCGCCACGAGCGCGCGGGCCTGTTCGGCGCTCTCCACCATCGGGATGAGGAGGGTCTGCACGCCGAGGTCGAGGTACTGCTTGATCAGCCACGTCTCCCCGACGGGCGGGCGGACGATGGGGGCGACCGGATAAGCGGCGAGGGCCTGAAGCTGGCTCAGCGTCGAGCGCACGTCGTTCGGCGCGTGCTCGCCGTCGATGAGGAGCCAGTCGAAGCCCGCCCCGGCACATACCTCCGCGCAGTAGGGGTCGGCGAGGGCCGACCACAGGCCGACTTGAAGTTCGCGGGCGCGCAAGGCCCGCAGGAAGCCATTGCCGATCCCGCTCATGGGGCGAACCGGAAGGCCACGCCGCCCAGGGGGCCGTAGTCCGCGTGGAAGGTGTCGCCGGGCCGCGCGTCCACGGGCCGAGTGAAGGACCCGGCCAGGATGACCTGCCCCGCTTTGAGGGTCACGCCGTGCGGCCAGAGCTTGTTCGCCAGCCACGCGACGCCGCTCGCCGGGTGGTTCAGGACGCCCGCCGCCACGCCCGTCTCCTCGATCACGCCATTACGGTAGAGCAGCGCGCCGACCCAGCGCAGGTCCACGTCGTGGGGCCGGACCGGACGCCCGCCCAGGATGATCCCCGCGTTCGCGGCATTGTCGCTGATCGTGTCGAGCACCTTGCGGGTCACGCCACTTTCCCGGTCCACCCGTTCGATGCGCGCGTCGATGATCTCGATGGCGGGCACCACATAGCGGCTGGCCCCCAGCACGTCGAAGAGGGTGCAGTTCGGTCCACCCAGGTCGCGCTCCAGCAGGAAGGCGAGTT is a genomic window containing:
- a CDS encoding class I SAM-dependent methyltransferase → MTQTAPNYALGSSDQEIARLDGQAASIEAATRLLLRAAGVGPGMRVLDLGTGLGHVAGLVAELVGPGGQVVGLDTSVKLLEVARTRAADHPQVTYVQGDVRNWRDAEPFDAVVGRLILFHLPDAVEVLRHQLTALRPGGLMLVLDFDLGSSRAEPAVPLVTQTLEWVDAAFRSAGANPVMGTGLAMLLEGAGLADVQTFGIQGYLAPDDPRGPALLGGVVGALATQIIAAGIATPEQLGIGTLTQRIAAATQATGAVVLPPALAGAWGRRAS
- a CDS encoding aminotransferase class V-fold PLP-dependent enzyme produces the protein MNPTDTSSAEWDIAAVRDHFLFPAEGRVVTNNAASTQPPRELLELYRSLAPGYENVHRGQSDASRELTRLFEDAYDTIAQFLGAPSRRSVALYRNTTEAINAVLYSLLTEFRDGDNVVTTMLEHNSNYVPWSALCRDILPRFGRRVDCRLARFDPETGELDLEHLASLIDARTKLVCCTGASNFLGTRPPLETVRDLADASGYVQPNGEERSYLLVDGAQLVPGTFTDVQALGADYLAFSFHKLLAPFGVGVLYAREHLLESSLPFLYGGDMIAEGRVFPGGVEYGPLPWKYAAGTPNILGAIVSAQALRLLHDLALTPTQAHYFGTGRPIERETTRRAMDRISAWNRHLTARALERLEAIPGLTIYGPGDAARRTSLVAFTVAGHDSGDLAHALNDAGVEARAGCHCATLAHHALGLTPAGSCRLSFYLYNTPEEVDVAVDALAAIVAGRRRVRGGRDVPVVGPAGR
- the hpaI gene encoding 4-hydroxy-2-oxoheptanedioate aldolase, coding for MSGIGNGFLRALRARELQVGLWSALADPYCAEVCAGAGFDWLLIDGEHAPNDVRSTLSQLQALAAYPVAPIVRPPVGETWLIKQYLDLGVQTLLIPMVESAEQARALVAATRYPPRGIRGVGSALARASRWNRVPDYLHRADDEMCLLVQVETRRGLENLGEITAVEGVEGVFIGPADLSASLGHLGQPDHPEVRAAIEAAIAQIVASGRAAGILSSDEAQAREYIALGCTFVAVGVDVTLLARATGDLAARFGRGTGGASTKGDVY
- the hpaH gene encoding 2-oxo-hept-4-ene-1,7-dioate hydratase; the encoded protein is MLTDAQLQDAAARLNEAERTRRQLRQFSLEYPDLTLGDAYRIQRAWVDLKLAEGRTLYGHKIGLTSRAMQMASNITEPDYGALLDDMVFPEGSEIPTSRFIVPKVEVELAFLLERDLGGPNCTLFDVLGASRYVVPAIEIIDARIERVDRESGVTRKVLDTISDNAANAGIILGGRPVRPHDVDLRWVGALLYRNGVIEETGVAAGVLNHPASGVAWLANKLWPHGVTLKAGQVILAGSFTRPVDARPGDTFHADYGPLGGVAFRFAP